The DNA sequence TCGGCCTGCTCGGCCCCAACGGCGCGGGCAAGACCACGACCATCGGCATGCTTTACGGCTACAGCCCCCTGGGCGGCGGGCGGCTGCGGGTGTTCGGCCAGGATCTCGGCGCCAACCTGCGGCACATCAAAGAGCGCATGGGCATCTGCCAGCAGGAGGACAATCTCGACCCCGACCTGTCCGTGCGCGAGAACCTGCTGGTGTACGCACGCTATTTCGATCTGCCGCGCGCGCAGGCGCGCGCCCGCGCCGATGAGCTGCTCGAATTTTTCGCTCTCGATCACCGCGCGGGCGCCAACATCCGCGAGCTTTCCGGCGGCATGAAGCGACGCCTGATGCTGGCGCGCGCGCTGATCAACCGCCCCGATCTGCTGATCCTCGACGAGCCGACCACGGGCCTTGATCCCCAATCGCGCCATCAGGTGTGGCAGCGCCTCGACGACCTGAAAAGCCGCGGGCTCACCATTCTGCTCACCACCCACTACATGGACGAGGCCGCGCGCCTGTGCGACCGGCTGATCATCGTCGATCGGGGCAAGGTTCTGGTGGAAGGGGCGCCGGCGGCTCTAATTTCCACCCATGTCGGCCGCGAGGTCATCGAGATCAGCCGGCCCGAGGACGGCCTGCGCGAGTTTCTGCGCCGCCGCGCCTGCGCCTTCGAGGATCTCGGCAATCGTCTGTTGGTCTACAATCACGGGGCCGACGATCTCTTCGTGCGACTCACCCGGGAGTTCTGTGCCGGCGGATGCACCTTGCGCCAGGCCACCCTGGAAGATGTTTTTTTGCGCCTCACCGGCCGGGAGTTGCGCGAATGATCCGCTTTCCCGCCCCGACCCGTTTCAGCCGCCGCTTCCTGCGGGTCTGGCAGCGCAATCTCGCGGTGTACCGAAAGACCTGGAAGATCAGCTTTCTGCCGCCGCTGCTTGAACCCATGCTCTATCTGCTCGCCTTCGGCGTGGGCCTGGCGGTCATGGTCGGCAGCGTGGTCTACGGCGGCGCAGAACTCTCCTACCTGCAATTCATCGCCCCGGCCCTGGTGGCGGTGGCCATCATGTACAACGCCTTTTTCGAGACCACCTATAACTCCTACGTGCGCATGTATTACCAGAAAACCTTCGACGCCATGCTCGCCACGCCGCTCAATCTGGAGGAAATCATCCTCGGCGAACTGGTCTGGGCGGCGAGCAAGGCGCTCATCGCCGCGGTGCTCATGGGCGCGGTGGTCAGCGCCTTCGGCCTGCTCGCCTTTCCCTTCGCCCTTGGGCTCTTGCCCCTGGCCCTGCTCGGCGGGCTGGTGTTTGCCGCCCTGGGCATGATCTGCACGGCGCTGGTGCCCAACATCGAGACCTTCAACATCCCCATTTTCTTGATGATCACGCCCATGTTCCTGTTCAGCGGCACCTTCTTTCCCCTCGCCAATCTGCCGGACTGGGCGCAGGGCCTGGCTCAGATCCTACCCCTCACCCACCTGGTCGCCCTGGCGCGCGCCTGCGCCCTGGGCGCCTGGCCGCCCGAGCTCTGGCTGAGTCTGCTTTATCTGCTCCTGTTCGCCGCCCTCGCCCTGCCCCTGGCCATCGCCCTGATGGTGCGCCGCCTGATTCATTGACCTGGTCGCCGGTTTTCCCGCGGCAACCCTCTCCCCTCCATCCCCTCCCACCAAGGGCGGGGAGGCAGTTGGTGCGACGCGGCCGGTTTTGGTTGACAGAGGTTTGGCAGATATCCAAAATTGGAATCTGTAAATCTTCAACCATCGTCAAAGGAGTTTGTCGTGCCGGCCATACAGTGGGAAGAACGCTTTCGCGTCAATGTCGACAAGATCGACCAGCAGCATCAGCACCTGTTTCGCCTGTTCAACAGCCTTCAGGAAGCCATCATGGAAAAAAAAGGCCAGGATGCCCTGGCCAAAATCGTCGACGAGCTGGTGGAATACGCCCTGAGCCATTTCGCCACGGAAGAACGCTACATGCTCGCCTACGAATATCCCGCGCTCCCCGAGCACCGGCGCGAGCATGAAATCTTTCGGGAAAAGGCCATGGAACTCCAGCAGCGCATGCACAACGACGAGTTCGTCCTGTCCCTGGAAGTCCTGCGTTTCCTGAGCGACTGGATCGCCAATCACATCTGCGCCAGCGACCAGCAATACAGCCGCCACTTCAACGACGCGGGCCTGCGGTAAGCCACCCATAGGATGCCGGTGAGCGAAGCGACCCGCATCGATCAACTTTCGTAGCCTTTGCGATAGACCGCGTAAAAGGCCACCGGCACCACCACCAGGGTAAAGAGGGTCGAAGCGAACAGGCCGAAGATCAGCGCCCAGGCCAGACCGGAAAAAATCGGGTCGAGGGTGATGGGCCAGGCGCCCAGGGCCG is a window from the Geoalkalibacter sp. genome containing:
- a CDS encoding bacteriohemerythrin, translated to MPAIQWEERFRVNVDKIDQQHQHLFRLFNSLQEAIMEKKGQDALAKIVDELVEYALSHFATEERYMLAYEYPALPEHRREHEIFREKAMELQQRMHNDEFVLSLEVLRFLSDWIANHICASDQQYSRHFNDAGLR
- a CDS encoding ABC transporter permease, with the translated sequence MIRFPAPTRFSRRFLRVWQRNLAVYRKTWKISFLPPLLEPMLYLLAFGVGLAVMVGSVVYGGAELSYLQFIAPALVAVAIMYNAFFETTYNSYVRMYYQKTFDAMLATPLNLEEIILGELVWAASKALIAAVLMGAVVSAFGLLAFPFALGLLPLALLGGLVFAALGMICTALVPNIETFNIPIFLMITPMFLFSGTFFPLANLPDWAQGLAQILPLTHLVALARACALGAWPPELWLSLLYLLLFAALALPLAIALMVRRLIH
- a CDS encoding ATP-binding cassette domain-containing protein; translation: MDAVIEAEHLEKCYGAFKAVDGLSFRVTRGECFGLLGPNGAGKTTTIGMLYGYSPLGGGRLRVFGQDLGANLRHIKERMGICQQEDNLDPDLSVRENLLVYARYFDLPRAQARARADELLEFFALDHRAGANIRELSGGMKRRLMLARALINRPDLLILDEPTTGLDPQSRHQVWQRLDDLKSRGLTILLTTHYMDEAARLCDRLIIVDRGKVLVEGAPAALISTHVGREVIEISRPEDGLREFLRRRACAFEDLGNRLLVYNHGADDLFVRLTREFCAGGCTLRQATLEDVFLRLTGRELRE